A single window of Microbispora hainanensis DNA harbors:
- a CDS encoding DUF222 domain-containing protein, with protein MAQELALTPLPDDVDVCLAEAEELLFARDRITSALADRVGRVHRAGQARQHGHASTRCWLRTSGGMTVGGAGRLLTLGAELPRLPVVREKFATGELAAGVVEAICAAVAGLTDEQAALAEPILVDLAGKAGAAEVAKAGRHLRAVLDPDGEERGEQADYGRRFLRVRPGKGGGVEGEFYLPREAGARLMALLQAYAKLRAQGDDRPLTVRQADALIALLEQKIAAELLVVVSAESLPTDPETTDPTADPATQDPADPAADDDVSDHFADLGDSAPSDYVPDPAGCTDEPSQADPATEDPADPAADDDVSDHFVDLGDSAPSDYVPDPAGCSEAPSQAVATGDCDSDAESADDACATAETGLGDVREAEPGPATKYATASATDSASATDSASGSGDAATGLRDEESLGCGVGEREACERRPGECEQRDGANAASIESDDTMRTGSAESDESAPAKGGDGDRAATQSGAPHATRGGSAWPADGGEHWHTAPSDTAPSDTAPSGATVSGATVLGATASDARLSQAACSEAAPSHTTPSEAAPSEAVWTDPPPEDASARHTHAGPGPAGDCRRGQGTCRCDGQGAWRCSGEVRCSRATQVPGTSGPSGATPGGSGPERETPPGWASGTAPGAGRGTPGTAQAASQGAAQGASRGASPGSAPGASPGAAPGASAGTMPGASLGSALGASLGGPLGMVPPGLLLATGQVLPVSSVHRLARTSTLVRIVMNADGQVLDMGRKVRLATPAQRRAIFARYATCWVDGCPLPATMCQIDHADNWSTGGLTDLKLLGPACQFHNRDRYQHPDRYTRRKVGEDRWAFTYHRLGRARRLHE; from the coding sequence CTCCACCCGGTGCTGGTTGCGCACGAGTGGGGGGATGACGGTGGGCGGCGCGGGCCGCCTGCTCACCCTGGGCGCGGAGTTGCCCCGCCTGCCGGTGGTGCGGGAGAAGTTCGCCACAGGGGAGTTGGCGGCCGGGGTGGTGGAGGCCATCTGCGCCGCCGTCGCCGGACTGACCGACGAGCAGGCCGCGCTGGCGGAGCCGATCCTGGTGGACCTGGCGGGCAAGGCCGGGGCGGCGGAGGTCGCCAAGGCCGGCCGCCACCTGCGGGCGGTGCTCGACCCCGATGGGGAAGAACGCGGCGAGCAAGCCGACTATGGGCGGCGGTTCCTGCGGGTCCGCCCGGGCAAGGGCGGCGGCGTGGAAGGGGAGTTCTATCTGCCGCGTGAGGCCGGTGCCCGGTTGATGGCGTTGTTGCAGGCGTACGCCAAGCTGAGGGCGCAGGGGGATGACCGCCCGCTGACGGTACGTCAGGCGGACGCGCTGATCGCCCTGCTGGAGCAGAAGATCGCCGCCGAGCTCCTCGTCGTGGTCAGCGCCGAATCCCTCCCCACCGACCCCGAAACCACCGACCCCACCGCCGACCCGGCCACCCAAGACCCCGCCGACCCTGCCGCCGACGACGACGTCAGCGACCACTTCGCAGACCTCGGCGACAGCGCCCCCAGCGACTACGTCCCCGACCCTGCCGGATGCACTGACGAGCCGAGCCAGGCCGACCCGGCCACCGAAGACCCTGCTGACCCTGCCGCCGATGACGACGTCAGCGACCACTTCGTGGACCTCGGCGACAGCGCCCCCAGCGACTACGTCCCCGACCCTGCCGGATGCTCCGAGGCCCCGAGCCAGGCCGTTGCCACCGGCGACTGCGACAGCGACGCCGAAAGCGCCGACGACGCTTGCGCTACCGCAGAGACCGGCCTCGGTGACGTGCGCGAAGCCGAACCCGGCCCCGCCACCAAGTACGCCACCGCCTCTGCCACCGACTCCGCCTCTGCCACCGACTCCGCCTCTGGCTCCGGCGACGCCGCGACCGGACTTCGTGATGAGGAATCTCTCGGCTGCGGGGTCGGTGAGCGCGAGGCCTGTGAGCGGCGGCCCGGCGAGTGCGAGCAGCGTGATGGAGCTAACGCTGCCTCCATCGAGAGCGACGACACCATGCGCACCGGCTCCGCTGAGAGCGACGAGAGTGCGCCCGCTAAGGGCGGAGACGGCGACCGTGCCGCGACTCAGTCTGGAGCACCGCACGCCACGCGGGGCGGCTCCGCATGGCCTGCCGACGGTGGCGAGCATTGGCACACAGCCCCTTCGGACACAGCCCCTTCGGACACAGCCCCTTCGGGCGCGACGGTTTCGGGTGCGACGGTTTTGGGCGCGACGGCTTCGGACGCGCGGCTATCACAGGCAGCGTGCTCGGAGGCTGCTCCATCGCACACAACGCCTTCGGAGGCAGCGCCTTCGGAGGCGGTGTGGACGGATCCTCCTCCCGAGGACGCCTCCGCACGTCACACCCACGCCGGGCCTGGGCCTGCGGGGGACTGCCGGCGTGGCCAGGGCACGTGCCGGTGCGACGGCCAGGGCGCGTGGCGGTGCAGTGGCGAGGTGCGCTGCTCGCGTGCGACGCAGGTGCCGGGGACATCGGGACCGTCGGGAGCGACGCCCGGCGGGTCCGGACCGGAGCGGGAGACACCACCCGGATGGGCATCGGGAACGGCACCGGGAGCCGGGCGTGGGACGCCGGGGACGGCGCAAGCAGCATCGCAAGGAGCGGCACAGGGGGCATCGCGGGGTGCGTCACCGGGATCAGCTCCCGGGGCGTCACCCGGAGCAGCGCCAGGTGCGTCGGCGGGCACGATGCCCGGAGCGTCGCTGGGGTCGGCACTGGGTGCCTCGCTGGGAGGGCCGCTGGGGATGGTGCCGCCGGGGTTGTTGCTGGCGACGGGGCAAGTGCTGCCCGTCTCCAGCGTGCACCGCCTCGCCCGCACCTCGACTCTGGTGCGGATCGTCATGAACGCCGACGGGCAGGTCCTCGACATGGGCCGCAAAGTCCGCCTGGCGACTCCTGCCCAGCGGCGGGCCATCTTCGCCCGGTACGCCACCTGCTGGGTCGACGGCTGCCCGCTCCCGGCGACCATGTGCCAGATCGACCACGCCGACAACTGGAGCACCGGCGGCCTCACGGATCTGAAGCTGCTGGGCCCGGCCTGCCAGTTCCACAACCGCGACCGCTACCAGCACCCCGACCGCTACACCCGCCGCAAAGTCGGCGAAGACCGCTGGGCCTTCACCTACCACCGCCTCGGACGAGCCCGACGACTACACGAGTAA
- a CDS encoding L,D-transpeptidase, which translates to MNTLRRAAHVTLSVAAIAVATACSAGGTTAPAASVTGAAGTTTQAPATQAQGVEAAALAPRAASKTARKTGKPKLGIADITPMGEKVERVGVGFPIIVTFDRAVRNKAAAEAVLQVQAQKPVEGAWRWVSDRKVIYRTKTYWKPHQKVLFTARLSQIPGNEAAKDVSRRFAVGTANISVVDTKRHVMKVRRDGKLAKTIPISAGRGGLKRNGVDVYLTTTGVHLAMGKKRVETMTSSWLGVTDPKDPLYYKLEIPWAVRISDSGEYVHQSAGDYQFLGKSNQSHGCVRATPAGAQWFYGISQRGDVITVTGTKRKLDWRNGWSYWQLSWNQWKRGSALPAGSASASASASPSASPTPDQDAPQGQDALQG; encoded by the coding sequence GTGAATACCCTCCGGCGGGCGGCCCACGTAACACTCAGCGTTGCCGCCATCGCCGTCGCTACGGCCTGCTCGGCGGGAGGCACAACCGCTCCCGCCGCATCAGTCACTGGTGCGGCCGGTACGACCACTCAGGCCCCGGCCACTCAGGCCCAGGGCGTCGAGGCGGCGGCACTCGCCCCGCGCGCGGCGTCCAAGACGGCACGCAAGACAGGAAAGCCGAAGCTCGGCATCGCCGACATCACGCCCATGGGCGAGAAGGTCGAGCGGGTCGGCGTCGGTTTCCCGATCATCGTCACCTTCGACCGCGCCGTACGAAACAAGGCGGCCGCGGAAGCGGTGCTGCAGGTCCAGGCCCAAAAGCCCGTCGAGGGCGCATGGCGCTGGGTCTCCGACCGCAAGGTCATCTATCGCACCAAGACCTACTGGAAGCCGCACCAGAAGGTCCTGTTCACCGCCAGGCTGAGCCAGATCCCCGGCAACGAGGCCGCCAAGGACGTCTCGCGCCGCTTCGCCGTCGGCACCGCCAACATCTCGGTGGTCGACACCAAGAGGCACGTGATGAAGGTGCGCCGCGACGGGAAGCTCGCCAAGACCATCCCCATCAGCGCGGGCCGCGGCGGCCTTAAGCGCAACGGCGTCGACGTCTACCTCACGACCACCGGCGTGCACCTCGCGATGGGCAAGAAGCGGGTCGAAACGATGACCTCGTCCTGGCTCGGCGTCACCGACCCCAAGGACCCGCTCTACTACAAGCTGGAGATCCCCTGGGCGGTCCGGATCTCCGACAGCGGCGAGTACGTCCACCAGAGCGCGGGCGACTACCAGTTCCTGGGCAAGTCGAACCAGAGCCACGGCTGCGTGCGCGCCACCCCCGCTGGAGCCCAGTGGTTCTACGGCATCAGCCAGCGCGGTGACGTCATCACGGTCACCGGCACCAAGCGCAAGCTCGACTGGCGCAACGGCTGGAGCTACTGGCAGCTGAGCTGGAACCAGTGGAAGCGCGGCAGCGCACTGCCCGCCGGCTCGGCCTCGGCGTCAGCGTCCGCTTCGCCCTCCGCGTCCCCGACCCCCGACCAGGACGCCCCGCAGGGACAGGACGCCCTCCAGGGATAG
- a CDS encoding cupin domain-containing protein: protein MTLDACPGGPGLSARDDEEALRIAAEAFSGTDPVVAVDEDDRDAPLRFLRRDVTGAFVAIQTRPPIAEALGLLPHPEGGWYRETWRTAASVEPPGYGGTRATATGIYFLLEPGEESVWHAVRSDEVWLWHRGGPLTLVLGGAGERPGREDVIVLGPDVENGQVPQAVVPAGTWQAARPAGDEGVLVSCVVSPGFDFADFTAL, encoded by the coding sequence ATGACGCTGGACGCCTGTCCCGGCGGGCCCGGACTCTCCGCCCGCGACGACGAGGAGGCGCTGCGGATCGCCGCCGAGGCCTTCTCCGGGACGGATCCCGTCGTGGCGGTGGACGAGGACGACCGGGACGCGCCCCTCCGCTTCCTGCGGCGTGACGTCACCGGCGCGTTCGTGGCGATCCAGACGCGTCCCCCGATCGCCGAGGCTCTCGGCCTGCTGCCGCACCCCGAGGGCGGGTGGTATCGCGAGACGTGGCGGACGGCCGCCTCCGTCGAGCCTCCCGGGTACGGCGGCACGCGGGCGACGGCGACGGGAATCTATTTCCTGTTGGAGCCGGGCGAGGAGTCGGTCTGGCACGCCGTACGGTCCGACGAGGTGTGGTTATGGCACCGGGGCGGGCCGTTGACGCTCGTGCTCGGCGGTGCGGGCGAGCGGCCCGGCCGGGAGGACGTGATCGTCCTGGGGCCGGACGTGGAGAACGGGCAGGTCCCGCAGGCGGTGGTGCCGGCGGGCACCTGGCAGGCGGCCCGCCCGGCGGGAGACGAGGGCGTGCTGGTGAGCTGCGTCGTGTCACCCGGCTTCGACTTCGCCGACTTCACCGCGCTCTGA